A genomic window from Slackia heliotrinireducens DSM 20476 includes:
- a CDS encoding cell wall-binding protein: MGVRKAYAASDKGFGYVEGQLSIPATLKDLKAQAAGDTLTVTWAAPQSEFNVPDSASYTVELLKDGAVAKTVVVDAAEGTAKAEFSGLAKGDYTVKAFATNIVGRSDKVSVQAHVPGKAATPENGWAKQDGVWYYFKNGAKATGWQKVGNDWYYFAGSGAMKTGWLKVGGSWYYLKSSGKMATGSQVINGRAYYFASNGVWRG, encoded by the coding sequence TTGGGTGTTCGCAAGGCGTATGCGGCATCTGACAAGGGCTTCGGCTACGTTGAAGGTCAGCTATCCATTCCCGCAACGCTCAAGGATCTGAAGGCGCAGGCCGCCGGCGATACGCTTACCGTCACGTGGGCCGCTCCGCAGTCCGAATTCAACGTGCCTGATTCCGCTTCTTACACCGTTGAGCTGCTGAAAGACGGCGCTGTGGCGAAAACCGTCGTGGTGGACGCTGCCGAAGGCACAGCCAAGGCCGAGTTCTCCGGGCTCGCAAAGGGCGACTACACCGTGAAGGCGTTCGCAACGAACATCGTCGGACGCAGCGACAAGGTGTCCGTCCAGGCGCATGTGCCCGGTAAGGCGGCGACCCCCGAGAACGGTTGGGCAAAGCAGGACGGCGTATGGTACTACTTCAAGAACGGCGCCAAGGCCACAGGCTGGCAGAAGGTGGGCAACGACTGGTACTACTTCGCCGGCAGCGGCGCCATGAAGACCGGATGGCTGAAGGTCGGCGGCAGCTGGTATTACCTGAAGTCCTCGGGCAAGATGGCCACGGGCTCCCAGGTGATCAACGGCAGGGCGTACTACTTCGCCTCCAACGGCGTG